Genomic window (Chelmon rostratus isolate fCheRos1 chromosome 15, fCheRos1.pri, whole genome shotgun sequence):
TAACCTCTATCATTTATCAAAAGAGAATTCACTACAGGAGCATTCACAGCATGCAGGACGCCTTTCCGGCTGCCATTTTGTCCTCCCCACACAGAGCTGTGTCTGTTCTTGCCTGTGTTCATCGCCTCACTTCACAGCTCAGCTGGAACCCGACTGTCTGACTGatgtctgtctgcgtctgttGTCAGCGTACTAAACCGCTGCaacacatgcaggcagagaGGTGGCACAGCACGGCTGCAGgtctctgttgttttctatcCAAAAGGTCCCACCCATGTTCAACAATCGCCCGACTGCTCCTGcaccttccttccttccttcctccttgaCCCCTGACCAGCCAAACCGGCGGGGTTGCCGTGGGAACGGGGCTTTCTGCACGAAGCAGTGTCAGACGGTTTGGACGAGGAGTCAGACCCAAACAGCGACTTACCTGTGCCCTTGAAAGACGCCGTGTGATGGGAGAGAAATTCTTGGAGATAGAGGTTCAGGTTACAGGATTTTAAGTCGACGTCCCACGACCGAATACCTGCAGACATAACAGACATACGTATGGTCACGTGGGGCGACATCAGCGGTCATAAACAACATACACATGATTTCTTGATATTCAATGGCGGATGTGTATTCATTCAAATTACATTTGTGACTACAGGAcaattaaaatcaataaaatgctTAAATATTGTTAATAGGGTTCTGTTTTTAACAGCAAATCATCAATTAGCTGGTGTTTAAGTGAACTATAGACCTGCACAATTACAACAGTAGCCATAGTCATCATTcaaagattttgtttttcagtgaatgGGGGCTCATATTTGGCCCCCTCACAAGACAAGGTGAGATATCCTGAATATACTTTGTTCAAACAGGTGTATGCACTtgaaggaaaatggaaaagagggagacaaagaatgcagtaaataaataataaacaaaaaacatatcAGCTTCCTAAAAGCAGTATTCATGGCAGAGCAGTTATGTTGTGCATGTGTCATAAAGCGgccagtcagagagagaaaaagcatgaCAGTGAGAAAAGCCTTCAGATTTCTGCTTCTCACACTCATACGTTTAAAAGCACTTTGGGATACTTGGAAAATTCTCGTCTAACAGCTGAAAACTAGGCTGCCTCTCTTCCCTCGTGACAGGCTGACATGTTGGAGGAGGCTGCGTGGTTTTCAGCAGACAGTGATGAAATATTGAAAGGCCTTTTGCATCCTGTCTGTAAATAatgtctgaatctgtgtttctgtcgcCTCATCCAGTCACAGCCTTTCtgcactttctttctttcttttttttttgtttgtttttgactcaAACGTGCCTCATAGCTGCACTCTGGCAGCAACACGCCTACTGCACCGAACTATGATATGATGCCATGTAACGTGTACAGCCGTACAGCCTCCACAGctgtgcataaacacacacatcgtTTACAAGTGGCGATGTGTTGGCTGAATATCAACAAACCCAGATGCAACATCTTCTCTTTGCATAAAGACACACTGAAGCAAAAGACGGATGGCCCGCTCCAGACCGCTTTTAATCCTAACGCGCCCAGAGGGATGAGGTGATGCTGATGGTGGAGCACCGCCAGATGACGCATCTTCGGTCAGTAGGGTGGATAGAATTACATAAACACCGCATTGGGGTCAGCGTAGCATCGTCGCTGATTATTTAGGCGACGAGAACTCGCGGGCGTCTGGCTTTTTGCGCGCATGCAGAGCAAAGCAAAGCGCCGGACGGTGGCTGGAAGAGGCTTCTTGACATGAACGTACCTCGCTCAATCTCCCCGCTGATGTGCGCCGTCTGTCCGAGGCGAGCGGTCCGTCCGATGATGATGAGCAGGGAGTATTTGTGCTGGGAGAAGCGGAGGTCTGCGGTCGCGGCGCGCCTCGGCTCCTCCTGGACCTCCCTCTCCGGCACCCGGCTGGACGCCATGTTGGAAAGTTGCAGCTGGGGTGTGATGTCATTGAAAACGCCTGACAGCGCCTTTTATCAGCGAGAGATGAGAGCTGCTGCGCCGGACTGCAGCCGCGCATTAGCGAAAGTGTAGCAAGGGGATGAATTATTGATGACACTCGGCAAAGAGGGATCAATATGTTTCTCTTTATTGTTGTCCGCTCAGTGTTAGTTTAGTGGTTTTAATCAAACGCAAGTTACCAACAAGTTTGAggtaaaatgacaaaaactcaGCTGCTACAGTGAGGTGATctattgtttttatgatgctgcatatgttttaataaaagtgcaacagatacacagacactTGATTATAATTTAGTTGATTTATTGACCTCCTTGTCTTACAAATGTGTCTAGAAACTGATAGCTTTACTATCTCCCCCACATAACAGGAACAACAACGacaaatgataaagaaaaacaaggatttATGACAAAAACTACATTCAAAGTCTGTCGCAAAATGCCACAGTCCTGCACAAATACCTCCCACGATCACAAACACTGGGGGAGGGACAGATGGACACGGACCTTCAAATCTATTCAAAACCAATATCCAAAGACTTTCCGGTCCAAGAATATAAAAGAAATCACgagtgacatttttattttgttacaaACTTGTTACAAActctctcctgtgttttcttgcaCCACCGTTTCTTTCACAAACATTTGAGAACGTAGAAGTTACAGGAGGTCCCTCGCGGACAGCTGCACAGCGTGCCAATCCGCGCGCCTTTACGCACGGCGCACGGCTCCCCTGCGTCACACTGcaatgataaaaacaacacgGGTGCTTGAAAATGCGGGTGTAGGTTGTAGGCTCGCTTACCTGATCAGAGAACAGCATTTCAAACGTTAGAAAATGACGCTTTGATTCCAGTTTCCTAAATCACCCCAAACCTCAGAAACTCTGAGAAATCACAATTaaaattatatacatacataaaaatgAATCTATTTTAACATATTTCTAGATAGTATAAATCCAGAAAACATTGCACTGGTAGTTCAAGTACAACACTAACTGTGTGTGGGGGCTATTGCTTGTTATTTAGCGTTTTGTGTCAAATTGTTCTTGTATAATTTCTATTTAATTCTATTCATATTTCATATACATTAATAATTTATTCCCTTTaggtttctgtctttgtgctgctgtaacccGAATTTCCCATCAGGTGGATCGATAAATCATCACCTCTTTTATTATTTCTAGTTAAATGTACATACCGAAGGCAGCCAGCCGAGCTTTTTCTCTAAGGGCATCTCTTTGCTCCTCAGCTTCTCCAAAACTTCTTGCAAAGCGTCGATCTGCAAGAGAAAATAAGTCTACAAATTAAATTTCTCCTGTCATACAACAAATTATGCCACAAAAGGTTGCCATGACtgcttcacacttcacacatgTCTCCTCTGCAGTCTCTCACCAGGTCTTTCTCCTGTTGGGTCTTCAGCGGGAAATCCAAGGAGCGCGTCTCCAGGGAGGAGTCCTCCGCACGGGCGAGCCACAGGTAGGCGCAGCAGCAGGTGGCCGCGAGGAGAAAAGCTCGGGCGCTGACCATGGTGCTGAAACACAAGGAGCACTTGGGCGGGCGGAAATGAGCGGGTGGTCAGGAGGCTCCCTGGACGTGTGGAGGGTCTGGAGGCGTCCTGTCCCTCTTTAAAGGCGCTAAACGGCTGCTGTTGACATCAGCCAGCCTCTGAAATATTCATGGCCATTTTTGACACGGGTGACACTGCTCAGCACCTTTGTATCTCTGGATGATCACTGGAAGGGAGGTGACATGATGAGGGTGGGGAAAGGTGGGTTTGCATTTCATGGCACATATTTGATAAAGTCATCTGGTGGCTGAAAGGACGTCAAACTTATTTCCCTTCCAAACGGATCGATTTCAAATTTTAATATGGTCTATTTTGTGCAAATGAAGtctttttcagttaaatatatTATACTTCTGACCCATTAATGAGTCATTTGGATGAGTCAGAATCAGGCTGAGAACTCACCACATATCGCTGAAAGAAACTGTGAATCTGGAACTGTAATGTAAGGACGTTGCACTGTCTAAAGCATAATATTATACTCTTAACTTCCAGTAATGGAGGGTTGCTTTTGTCAATACAAGACTTTTCCCTTTCATGTGCTGCTGCTAATCTATTCTGCCAATCTCCTTCTGTCACCTCTGTTCAATAAAGATGAAATCAAACCTCAGGTTAAACCACACTGACACCAATCTGTAATCAGGATCCAATTTCCTCTTGTAGGAATAACCTTAACCACCTCCTAagcaatctgtgtgtgtgtgtggctggcaGGCCTATATTTACACACCTACCCTGTCAGAGACCCCATGTCACTCATTACCCCCGAGAGGCCATTCCTCCACCTTGCTGATCATGATCTTCTCctcagagaaagagacaaggCTAAAGCAGACAGCAAAATGACTGCAATGATCAATGCAAAGCCTGTGACTCATTCGGATTGATGAAAAGcaatggaaaaacacatttcaaggtCTGGTTTTGGAGCGTTTGACCCAATACTCATGTACAGAAAAACAAGGTAttatatatttaacatttaacagatTATATTGCACTGCATTGGGATCTTATTATAAGATTGCATAGCCTAGTGACCCAGCACTCGCCTGCTCACTCTTTGACATGAGCTGGAATAAAGACGtgacaaaagaagaagatttTGACAGACTGAGTGAGGACAGAGAAACTAATTTCAATCATAAAAGCATGTGGGATGATGCATGAGGCATCTATACGTGTCCATTCAATGTGATGTAAGGTGCAgccattaaaaatgacatatttcaCACCTCATAAATGTGATTCAGTTGATGTGTTAGAATGAGCAGATACAGTTTGTGATGTTGTAACCcagtgttgatttttttttatatgtaaatCTTTAATGGCAATATTGGATTTCAAATGGTTAATGTTTAAATGATTGGTCAAAACCAGTATGAATGCATCAATGTACAGAGATTTGGCAGTTTTTAGTCAAGATATGCTTTTATATTCATACTTTGCATTTACAAGTGATCATACTGTAGATTAAgttgctgcagtgctgctgaccATAAACAAGTActgtgtcttgttttatttcatttgtgtgtttatgtatatgCTTGGAATATTATTGTCAATGTTGTTTCATTACATCTTGAAATTTCCTTATTAATATTGGTTCTTGTGGTTCACAAAATGAGAAACGGGaatccaaataaataaacaaaaaacaatattttttaattatgtgtCAACCATCCTCCAAAATATCTATCAGAGTATAGATAAGTAAAGTAAATCCAAATAACTTAAACACAGACAAGCCAATGCATCAAATAATGCACTAATTTAAGAATGTTTACTTTCAATTTCCTGTAATTGTCTCTATTTATCTGATTActccttgtcttgtcttttttttttttttttttttagtattttatgCGTTCACGATTTTTTACGGCTCTTGCTATAAGTACCCACCTGTTCCGCAGGGGGGCAGCAGCGTACTTTGAGGTACATCAAAACTGAGAATAAGTCAACCGGAAGTTCAGGGTACTTCTCACAAGCAGCTAGCTCGAACAGTGTTGTTGAAGTTGCCGTCTGTAGTCTAACGTTTAATTCTTCTCGTTGAGTTTCCAGCAAAAGCAACATGTCCGAGAGAAAAGTATTGAATGTAAGTATGGGGACGCTAATGGTGTGCTAGCGTTGCTAACACAGTTTAAACTTTAAACGGTTACCTTTAGCGTGCGAGCTGTATATGAAACCAGGCAGGATAACGTTAGCTTTGAAGCTAAGTGTGGTTTTAATGATAACGTTGAGCTATTTCGTAGTGAACGCTGGCTTGGTAGATTTGTCATAACTGCTCATTTGGGACATCTCAAGTAAATTATGTGTTAGCTACGCCTAGTCTGTGTAGAAGTCATTGTTATTACTACTTCTGTCGTTACTGTTTCGTTACTAGTTCATTGCCTTTCAGTAGCTCACGTCTGTGTTTTGCCCTCCACAGAAATACTACCCTCCGGATTTTGATCCATCCAAAATCCCAAAACTTAAACTCCCAAAAGATCGTCAGTATGTGGTCAGATTGATGGCTCCTTTCAATATGAGGTACGTCTGTTCCATCCacgtttgtcagtgtgtgtttcaaacactgtttgttCATCTTATATCATGTTGTAAGTTTCACTTTCTTTTACTGCAACATAGCTGCTGTGGCAGAGGACAGAGTTTCGATTACAGGGAGAAAGGAGCTGTTCTTaatacacaaatataaacaacaTAGTGCAGTTGTCACAAGTGTTAATTCAGAATCTCACAACTGCCAGTAGTCAGCATGCTGTAGcataactgaactgaacagccGTTCAGAGCAGTCCTAGGAGAAAGGGGACAGAGTTAAAGAGTAGAATCCACTATTCTTGATTGCTTTGGAAAATAAGCTTCCAGTGAGGTTGGTCTGTCCATCTGGGGAATGTGCCATTTCTCTCAGGAAGCAGGTGAACAAATGTGAACCTATTAAGTCTTATTATTTTTGGGGCCAATGCCAATATGTAAGCAAGTGAGAGTTCATATAAAGTCTTACAATATATTGGccaatttatttattaaagacCATATAAACAAGCATTTTTGATAAGGATTCCTTAAATGTGGTTATTGAAAGAATTGGCCCACAATGAACTTGTCCACTTACCGGTGAACAAACGATGTAATGGCTTCTAAATGACCCCAAACATGTTTTGGGCTTATTTGTGCAGTTATTTCTCATTACTTATTGACCAACATGTACGCAGATATCTTTATATCTTTGATAGACAAAAATTGGTCAATAAAATCCACCATGCTGATGATCTACTTGTCTGAAGCACCTAGTGGACTGAAAGGAAGTTGCAACTGGtaatttttgctgcttttgttggtttgtttgcacTTCCATGCTGTCCTGACATGGACGAAATGCTCCTGTAGAGCTCTTGGTAAATGGAtggctgtcagtcagtcc
Coding sequences:
- the LOC121618845 gene encoding cocaine- and amphetamine-regulated transcript protein-like, with the translated sequence MVSARAFLLAATCCCAYLWLARAEDSSLETRSLDFPLKTQQEKDLIDALQEVLEKLRSKEMPLEKKLGWLPSCDAGEPCAVRKGARIGTLCSCPRGTSCNFYVLKCL